A window from Equus caballus isolate H_3958 breed thoroughbred chromosome 8, TB-T2T, whole genome shotgun sequence encodes these proteins:
- the SERPIND1 gene encoding heparin cofactor 2, with protein MKRPFHSLIISLILTSVCGNDGLVDQLEKRREDSKPVDPQWRQLNSKNLSMPLLPADFHKENTVTNEWITEGEEDEDYLDLEKIFSEDDDYIDIIDAVSPTDAEASAGNILQLFQGKSRIQRLNILNAKFAFNLYRALKEQAKPFDNILIAPVGISTAMGMISLGLQGETHEQVHSILHFKDFVNASSKYEITTIHNLFRKLTHRLFRRNFGYTLRSVNDLYVQKQFPILDDFKTKVREYYFAEAQAADFSDPAFILKTNNHILKLTKGLIKDALENIDPATQMMILNCIYFKGSWVNKFPVEMTHNHNFRLNEREVVKTSMMQTKGNFLAANDQELDCDVLQLEYVGGISMLIVVPHKLSGMKTLETQLTPQVVERWQKSMTNRTREVLLPKFKLEKNYNLVEALKSMGVTALFDKNSNMAGISGQRIIIDLFKHQGTITVNEEGTQAAAVTTVGFMPLSTQVRFTVDRPFLFLIYEQRTSCLLFMGRVANPTKS; from the exons ATGAAACGCCCCTTCCATTCCCTCATCATTTCTCTCATCCTAACATCTGTTTGTGGGAACGATGGGCTGGTGGATCAGCttgagaaaagaagggaagattCTAAGCCTGTGGATCCCCAATGGAGGCAGTTAAACAGCAAAAACCTGAGTATGCCCCTTCTCCCTGCTGACTTCCACAAGGAAAACACGGTCACCAACGAATGGATCACAGAGGGGGAGGAGGACGAGGATTATCTGGATCTAGAGAAGATATTCAGTGAAGATGATGACTATATCGACATCATTGATGCGGTTTCACCGACAGATGCAGAAGCCAGTGCTGGGAACATCCTCCAGCTCTTCCAAGGCAAGAGCCGGATCCAGCGTCTTAACATCCTCAATGCAAAGTTTGCTTTTAACCTTTACCGAGCACTGAAGGAGCAGGCCAAGCCTTTCGACAACATCTTGATAGCCCCCGTGGGCATTTCTACTGCCATGGGAATGATTTCCTTGGGCCTGCAGGGGGAGACTCATGAACAAGTACActctattttgcattttaaagacTTTGTTAATGCTAGCAGCAAGTATGAGATCACGACCATTCACAATCTCTTCCGTAAGCTGACTCATCGCCTCTTCAGGAGGAATTTTGGGTACACACTGCGGTCAGTCAATGACCTTTACGTACAGAAGCAATTTCCAATCCTGGATGACTTCAAAACTAAAGTAAGAGAGTACTACTTTGCCGAGGCCCAGGCAGCTGACTTCTCAGACCCTGCCTTCATACTGAAAACCAACAACCACATTCTGAAGCTCACCAAGGGCCTCATAAAAGACGCTCTAGAGAATATAGACCCAGCTACGCAGATGATGATTCTAAACTGCATCTACTTtaaag GATCCTGGGTAAATAAATTCCCAGTGGAAATGACCCACAACCACAACTTCCGGCTGAACGAGAGAGAGGTAGTCAAGACTTCCATGATGCAGACCAAGGGGAACTTCCTGGCGGCAAACGACCAGGAGCTAGACTGCGATGTCCTGCAGCTGGAGTATGTGGGGGGCATCAGCATGCTAATTGTGGTCCCACACAAGCTGTCTGGGATGAAGACCCTAGAGACACAGCTGACGCCCCAGGTGGTGGAGAGATGGCAAAAAAGCATGACAAACAG AACACGAGAGGTGCTCCTGCCTAAATTCAAGCTGGAGAAGAACTACAACCTGGTGGAGGCCCTGAAGTCAATGGGGGTCACAGCGCTGTTTGACAAAAACAGCAACATGGCGGGAATCTCAGGCCAAAGGATCATCATTGACCTG TTCAAGCACCAAGGTACTATCACAGTGAACGAGGAGGGCACTCAAGCTGCTGCCGTGACCACAGTGGGGTTCATGCCGCTGTCCACCCAAGTCCGTTTCACTGTCGACCGCCCCTTCCTGTTCCTCATTTATGAGCAGCGCACCAGCTGCCTGCTCTTCATGGGGAGAGTTGCCAACCCCACCAAGTCTTAA